From Candidatus Nanopelagicales bacterium, the proteins below share one genomic window:
- a CDS encoding HAD family phosphatase, translating into MWPFEGVLFDMDGTLVDTEPVWRVAEAELMHGFGAEWTAEDQDLAMGGSATRVTRYMADKIAASGGQRPDPEILVDMFDRVMLRMFAESPPELKPGTPELLVQVASSGLPIALVSSSPRRLMTAILDGIGDDWFDVTVAAEDVDHHKPDPLPYLRAAELLGVDPARCVVIEDSRPGVESAVAAGAFVIAVQELTVIAPGPRSVVVDSLVGVDLALIASWYRGPS; encoded by the coding sequence GTGTGGCCCTTCGAGGGTGTCTTGTTCGACATGGACGGCACGCTTGTGGACACCGAGCCTGTGTGGCGGGTGGCTGAGGCCGAACTGATGCACGGGTTCGGGGCGGAGTGGACCGCCGAGGACCAGGACCTCGCCATGGGCGGATCGGCGACCCGAGTCACGCGGTACATGGCGGACAAGATTGCCGCCAGCGGAGGCCAGCGGCCGGATCCGGAGATCCTGGTCGACATGTTCGACCGCGTCATGTTGCGCATGTTCGCCGAATCGCCCCCGGAACTGAAGCCGGGTACACCCGAACTGCTGGTCCAGGTCGCGTCAAGCGGTCTGCCTATAGCGCTTGTCTCTTCCTCTCCGCGTCGACTCATGACGGCCATCCTCGACGGGATCGGTGACGACTGGTTCGACGTCACTGTCGCTGCCGAGGACGTGGACCACCACAAACCCGATCCGCTGCCTTACTTGCGCGCTGCCGAGCTGCTGGGAGTTGATCCGGCTCGCTGTGTCGTCATCGAGGATTCTCGGCCAGGCGTGGAATCCGCCGTCGCCGCTGGGGCGTTCGTCATCGCGGTGCAGGAACTGACCGTGATCGCTCCTGGCCCAAGAAGCGTCGTCGTCGACTCGCTGGTTGGGGTGGATCTGGCCCTCATCGCCTCCTGGTACAGGGGACCGAGCTAG
- a CDS encoding SSI family serine proteinase inhibitor, with product MRHFGTALAVMSVAVLAVGCASSDQTATSPPRVASLSIVVDDGGQSSWTLQCDPPDGTHPNPSEACEFLAEATVDGDDPFQPVDPETICAAVFSGAQTATVTGTWNGKQVDTKFKRTNSCETARWDAALPLLAFTGATSGP from the coding sequence ATGCGTCACTTCGGGACGGCATTAGCCGTCATGTCAGTTGCCGTCCTCGCGGTCGGCTGCGCCTCATCAGACCAAACCGCCACGAGTCCGCCCCGAGTCGCGAGCCTGTCCATCGTTGTTGACGATGGCGGTCAGAGTTCCTGGACCCTGCAATGCGATCCCCCCGATGGAACCCATCCGAACCCGAGCGAGGCCTGTGAGTTCCTGGCTGAAGCAACCGTCGACGGCGATGACCCGTTCCAGCCGGTGGACCCCGAGACGATCTGCGCCGCTGTCTTCAGCGGGGCACAAACAGCGACTGTCACGGGGACATGGAACGGTAAGCAAGTCGACACCAAGTTCAAGCGAACCAACAGCTGCGAGACAGCGCGGTGGGATGCGGCTCTACCCCTCCTGGCCTTCACGGGCGCAACGTCCGGCCCCTAA